A window from Telopea speciosissima isolate NSW1024214 ecotype Mountain lineage chromosome 8, Tspe_v1, whole genome shotgun sequence encodes these proteins:
- the LOC122671774 gene encoding uncharacterized protein LOC122671774 isoform X2 — protein sequence MCPLRLILIFLSATLAGFFVLRNLKSKPETSLSDESDSSFEESSAAAAAAAAESPSIPLSTEVCSAICSGFWTLVDMASGRYLWRNLVSSKRSD from the exons ATGTGTCCGTTGAGGCTGATTCTGATCTTCCTCTCCGCCACACTCGCTGGATTTTTCGTCTTGAGAAATCTCAAATCTAAACCTGAAACATCACTTTCCGACGAATCTGACTCTTCTTTCGAAgaatcatcagcagcagcagcagcagcagcagcagaatcGCCTTCCATCCCTCTATCCACCGAG GTTTGTTCTGCTATTTGTTCCGGATTTTGGACTTTAGTTGATATGGCTAGTGGACGGTACCTTTGGAGGAATTTGGTGTCGTCAAAGCGTTCTGATTGA
- the LOC122671095 gene encoding structure-specific endonuclease subunit slx1-like — MRQRKDRVRSDTVEEEEGNERGIGGKGFYACYLLCSLSPRHKGQTYIGFTINPCRRIRQHNGEINSGAWRTKTKRPWEMVLCIYGFPTNVSALQFEWAWQHPKESLAVRKAAAEFKSLSGIANKIKLAYTMLNLPAWQSSNLTVNFFSTKYMKHSAGCPSLPMHMKVQVCSMNELPCYMGGGQILEDNEDDWEAENGSDDVSVTQMSIQQLHDFAKYRCSIEMTAAPAQTGRMGDGYHFREPRSPLAPKGDHRVPVCAGDFSVTGALGTEDEIEDKGPFEVIQKCERKSGQSSKLHTRKAADNGQPPPTDSLLSSPEVEIINLLTPSPDSILRSCYKKRASSVFPKIIDLSESPVFIQL; from the exons atgaggcaaagaaaagatCGAGTAAGATCAGATACagtcgaagaagaagaaggcaatGAAAGAGGGATAGGAGGGAAAGGGTTCTACGCTTGCTACCTCCTCTGCTCCTTGAGCCCAAGACACAAAGGTCAGACTTACATAGG GTTTACAATCAACCCTTGTCGCCGGATTAGGCAGCATAATGGTGAAATAAATAGTGGTGCATGGAGGACAAAGACAAAGCGCCCTTGGGAAATGGTATTATGCATATATGGATTTCCAACAAACGTATCTGCACTCCAG TTTGAGTGGGCCTGGCAGCATCCAAAGGAGTCTTTGGCCGTTAGAAAAGCAGCTGCAGAATTCAAATCCCTCTCTGGGATTGCCAATAAAATCAAGCTTGCCTACACAATGCTTAATCTTCCTGCATGGCAGAG CTCAAACCTCACTGTAAACTTTTTCTCAACAAAGTACATGAAACACTCTGCTGGTTGCCCAAGCTTGCCAATGCATATGAAAGTTCAAGTTTGTTCAATGAACGAACTTCCCTGCTACATGGGAGGTGGACAAATTTTAGAGGATAATGAAGATGACTGGGAAGCTGAAAATGGGTCTGATGATGTATCAGTAACACAGATGAGTATACAACAACTTCACGATTTTGCCAAATATCGTTGTAGCATTGAAATGACTGCTGCTCCTGCACAAACCGGAAGGATGGGAGATGGTTATCATTTCAGAGAGCCCAGGAGCCCCCTCGCTCCAAAAGGAGATCACAGGGTTCCTGTTTGTGCTGGTGATTTTAGTGTAACCGGAGCCTTGGGCACTGAAGATGAAATTGAAGATAAAGGTCCCTTTGAGGTGATTCAAAAATGTGAAAGGAAATCAGGTCAGTCAAGCAAGCTGCATACACGAAAAGCTGCTGATAATGGTCAACCACCACCAACTGATagtcttctttcctctcctgaAGTTGAGATAATAAATTTGTTGACTCCCTCACCTGACTCCATTCTTCGATCTTGTTATAAGAAGAGAGCTTCCTCAGTTTTTCCCAAAATTATTGACTTATCAGAGTCACCTGTTTTTATCCAATTATGA
- the LOC122671774 gene encoding uncharacterized protein LOC122671774 isoform X1, whose protein sequence is MCPLRLILIFLSATLAGFFVLRNLKSKPETSLSDESDSSFEESSAAAAAAAAESPSIPLSTEASAFPGLQVCSAICSGFWTLVDMASGRYLWRNLVSSKRSD, encoded by the exons ATGTGTCCGTTGAGGCTGATTCTGATCTTCCTCTCCGCCACACTCGCTGGATTTTTCGTCTTGAGAAATCTCAAATCTAAACCTGAAACATCACTTTCCGACGAATCTGACTCTTCTTTCGAAgaatcatcagcagcagcagcagcagcagcagcagaatcGCCTTCCATCCCTCTATCCACCGAG GCTTCTGCGTTCCCTGGTTTACAGGTTTGTTCTGCTATTTGTTCCGGATTTTGGACTTTAGTTGATATGGCTAGTGGACGGTACCTTTGGAGGAATTTGGTGTCGTCAAAGCGTTCTGATTGA
- the LOC122671092 gene encoding CBL-interacting protein kinase 18-like — translation MENKGSVLLQRYELGRLLGQGTFAKVYHARSLKTGESVAIKVTDKEKVLKVGLVDQVKREISVMRLVRHPNIVQLYEVMASKTKIYFVMEYAKGGELFNKVAKGKLKEDVARKYFQQLISAVEFCHSRGVYHRDLKPENLLLDENGNLKVSDFGLSALADSKRQDGLLHTACGTPAYVAPEVINRKGYDGSKADIWSCGVILYVLLAGFLPFHDSNLMEMYRKIGKGEFRCPNWFPTEVRRLMSKILDPNPNTRISIAKIKETSWFKKGLESISTTEREIKELAPMDVEAAFNPFENSSAAAEPKQELVKPNNLNAFDIISLSAGFDLSGLFDENTHKREARFTSMQPASTIISKLEEVARLLRLKVKKKSGGLLKLEGSKEGGKDVLSIDAEIFEVTPSFHLVELKKTSGDTPDYQKILRQDIKPALDDIVLAWQCDPQQQQ, via the coding sequence ATGGAAAATAAAGGGAGTGTGTTGTTACAAAGGTATGAATTAGGGAGATTATTGGGGCAAGGCACCTTTGCTAAGGTCTATCATGCAAGAAGCCTTAAAACTGGCGAGAGTGTGGCCATTAAGGTAACTGATAAAGAGAAAGTTTTGAAGGTTGGGCTGGTTGACCAGGTCAAGCGAGAGATATCTGTAATGAGATTGGTTAGACACCCAAACATTGTGCAGCTTTATGAGGTTATGGCTAGCAAAACCAAGATTTACTTCGTCATGGAATATGCCAAAGGTGGTGAGCTCTTCAACAAGGTTGCCAAGGGTAAACTCAAGGAAGATGTTGCAAGGAAGTATTTTCAACAGCTGATTAGTGCCGTGGAATTTTGCCACAGCAGAGGTGTTTATCACCGGGATTTGAAACCTGAAAATCTACTTCTCGATGAGAATGGAAATCTGAAGGTTTCAGATTTTGGGTTGAGTGCCCTTGCTGATTCCAAGCGCCAAGATGGATTGCTCCACACGGCTTGTGGGACGCCTGCTTATGTTGCTCCAGAAGTAATCAATAGAAAAGGGTATGATGGATCTAAAGCTGACATTTGGTCTTGTGGAGTGATCTTATATGTTCTGCTGGCTGGTTTTCTTCCTTTCCATGATTCAAATTTGATGGAGATGTATAGAAAGATTGGAAAAGGAGAGTTTAGATGCCCCAATTGGTTTCCTACAGAAGTACGCAGGCTTATGTCTAAGATTTTGGATCCAAACCCAAATACTAGGATTTCCATTGCAAAGATTAAGGAAACTTCTTGGTTCAAAAAGGGTTTGGAATCCATATCAACTACTGAAAGAGAAATTAAGGAACTGGCTCCTATGGACGTGGAAGCAGCTTTCAACCCTTTTGAGAATAGCAGTGCTGCTGCTGAGCCAAAGCAAGAGCTGGTCAAACCTAATAATTTGAATGCTTTTGATATTATTTCTCTTTCAGCAGGGTTTGACCTCTCGGGTCTGTTTGATGAAAATACCCATAAGAGGGAAGCACGATTTACATCCATGCAGCCTGCCTCAACTATCATCTCTAAGCTGGAGGAAGTTGCTAGGTTGCTGAGATTAAAGGTGAAGAAGAAAAGTGGAGGGTTGTTGAAATTGGAGGGATCAAAGGAAGGGGGGAAAGATGTTCTTTCGATTGATGCAGAGATTTTCGAGGTCACTCCATCTTTCCATTTGGTGGAGCTAAAGAAGACTAGTGGAGATACGCCGGACTATCAGAAGATACTAAGACAGGATATAAAGCCAGCTcttgatgacattgttttggCTTGGCAATGTGATCCTCAGCAGCAACAATAA